Genomic segment of Gallus gallus isolate bGalGal1 chromosome 28, bGalGal1.mat.broiler.GRCg7b, whole genome shotgun sequence:
TCAACTCATTAAGGAAGCAAAATGAGAGGGAAGGGCTCAGACCACGCTGCTCTCCAGGGGCACCATGAGGGTGGTTTGGGTGCATTCTTGGAAATGCGGCTTTCTGTTGCCGAGCAGCATCCGGACAAGGATCGGGGGGTGGTCAGATGTTGTTTTACCCGTATCGCTTTGAAATGATGCCTTTCCCTTCTCGCTTCCCGATCCTTTTGCGGCGCTCCGGCTATTGCGGTTCACGCACCAACCCGCAGCGCTGCGACTCTCTGCTGCCCCCTGCTGGCCGTCGGGTAGTACTGCAGGCTGAGCCCCGCGCATGCGCAATGCTCCTTCCTCAGGGCAATATGGCTGCGCGCTGCGCACGTGGCTGCTTACCGGCAGAGCGCAGCGATGTGCCCGGCGTGGCGAAGCACTGTGACACGACGACGCTTGGCTGGAGGAGACAGGTAGGAAATCCgtgtgctcagcagctcctgggagaCTCCACAGTGTGCCATCTGGGGTGGTCCCACAGCTCCTTGACAGCATTGCTGAGGAacgagctgtgctgctgcagtggtggTCGTGAGAACGCTGCTGCTCAATGCATCCCCATGTGAACAACGCTGTGGCAATGGGGATTTGTGCAGTTTTAATCAATGCAGCCGTTTTCCTGGGAAGGCATCCGTCTTTTCTTAGCTTTGTGGGAGCAGAAGCAAAGTGGTCTGCCCTGGTGGTGGTTTCTCCTCAAAGGATATCAGGATGGAGGTGGTCTGAGGTGCCGTGGAGCTGACAGAGAGCTCTGCTGTCCTGCAGTGTCTgtgagagaaggaaacagagcagaagtGAGGGAGAAAATATGGAGAGAACAGCCCCACAGACAccaaaaaggaggaggagatgggagaTTCTCCAGGCGCCAGATTAGAAGTCCTCTGTAACCCATGGACAGGATCACAGTTGGGCTGGCAGTTCCCCCTACAGCCCATGGGGTACCACAGAGGGCAGATCTTCATGGGCAGCCCACAgcggagcaggaggaggagctgctgctcatgAAGGCCATCGATGGAGTAGTTCTTTACGGGGCTGCATTTCATGATATGGATCCGTATTGGAGCActtctggaggagctgcagtctGTGGGAAGCCCACGTGGGATCAGCTTGGTAAGAGCAGCACCCCGTGCTGGAGGAAGGAAAGTGAGCAAGGAAGAGTGACAGAGATATGAAGCCTTATGGGCTGACTGCAGCTGGTGTTcctagtttgcttttagtttctcaGTGCTCTAGCCTGTTAGTAATCGgtaataattaatattaatcTCCATTAAGCCACGTCTGTTTTGTCTGTGAGCGATCTCcttgtccttatctcaacctCTGAGGCCCTTTTCGTCGTATTTCCTCTGTTCCTTTGAGAATTAGGGCTGAGAGAAAAGTATggtccctgcctatagcagcaGGGTTGGAAGGAGATGATCTTAAAGGGCATCCCCACTGCGCCGGGTCCCTTTCCAGGTGGAGAAGGTGGCACAAATGGACAAATATCCTGGAATTGTTAATtctcctgagttggaagggacccacaaggatcaagCCCAGTGCCTGGCTGCCTGCTTGGCAACCTGAGCATTAAGCCATACATCTGAGAGCCTCATGCATGTGCTTGCTGAATACCAGTGGGCTCCTCTCAACGTACCCCTGTCAGCAACATGATTTAGTGTGTGCTCAGCTCTGGTGTCCAGGCTTGAAATTGAGCCCCTGGGAACGCAGATTTTGACCTGATGAGTTACCCTGTGTGCTACAAAGCTTTGAGCTTCAACCAGCTGCTCACCCACTGGATCATGCACGTCTAGCTTTGATGCTGGACAATGTGGCTCTGCCCATTACACCTCAGACCCAGCTTATCCTGCCCAGAACACGGGTAATTCCTAGCAAAGTGTGAAGAAAGTGCTTTTTTCCACGCAGCCCGACGAACCCACGCGTGGTTCTGTCACCCACGTGTCGCACGGCGGTCTCTACACTCCCGCACGTGTGCGGAGCAGCGCCTGCAGTACCGAATTTTGGTCGCTAGGTGGCAGCAGCGAGCGGTGCAGCGCTAATGCGCATGCGCAACGCCGGGGCGGGTGCCTGCCAGTCAGGTGACGCGCTGAGCCAATCGGATGCCGCGGCGCTCTGAGGGGCGTCTGAGTGACACAGCGGTCCGTTCCCTGTGGTAAAAACGTGGAAATAAGGAGGAGGCATCGCGGAATGGATCGAGGAACGTCCGCGAGTGGACTGCTCATCTACCCCTCAAGTAGTTAGAAGGAATGTATGTCTCTTTTACGTCTTCGGGGGCGTGCGTTTTGCCGCCTGGAGGACCAAAGACCATAGAGATTGGTGGACTGGCGGCGCAGAGCGGTTAAGACGAAGGCTCCACTTCCGCGTTCTTCCGCACATGCGCAGCAAGCTTGGGAGGACCTACTACCATAGAGATAGGAGTCACGGGAGCGCAGCGTCTCTGTAGTACTACGCATGCGCGAATCAACGGCTGCATTACGGGGCTTAGTGAGCAGGCGGCAGCAgagtgctgtgcctgcagtaCTGCTGTGCTTCCAGCAGGGGGCAGCAGCGGTTAGCACAGTAACACGTTCCTATGGAGGGGAGAGGTGCAGCCCGTTGATTGATCCCGAAAGTCAGCAGTGAACTCCCGGCTTGTCTGCAATGCCATCTTGCATAAATTCCTCCTCCCCGACACCGTTTTTCTactattttcttgctttcagatCGAGCTTGAGGGACTTGCAGCGTATTTTTGTTGTCACTGGTGCAAAATCGCCTCCCTTTGCTCTTAAAGGTATGGGCAAAAGAACTGTGGGCTCGTACTGGGTGAGGTGCAGTCACACCTTGGAGGCAGGCAGCCTTTGGGACGGAGGTGCTCACCCAGGGATGCGTTGTTGACACAGAAGTGGGGACCTGCAGGTCAGTGTAACCCCACAGGGATCGCTGCTCACGGGGCTGCTGCCAACGCCAGCCCTCAGGGGAGCAGTTTTTTGTCTCTGGCTAAAAGGGTTTTGTCCCTTCTCACCCCACGGCTTCCTTTGCGGTTGCCTGCTCCCCTctgggggcactggggctgAAGGAGATCATGGCATTAAATCCCCAGCGCCTTCATTTCCAGCACTGCGTTCTGCATTACCCATGTtcccatcctcccccccccccccccccagaaacAAGCCATCCTATTGCTGTGAATAGAAATGCTTTATTGCTACTGTGCTGGGGTGTGTGCAGCAGCGTGGGGGCCAGCACAGGACCCCCAGTGCCAGGTGAGGGTTAGAGATGTGTGTGCCAGCACCAGggtgctgctcagagaagcaaaGGGGCCGCGAGGGTGTAAGCATGGgcctgaccccccccccacccggcCAGGGTGCTGGCTGTGCCTGTGGTCCCTGTAGTACTGCCTCGCTGGTGGGGATTCAtctgccctgctcctgcagcctctgcatCTTCAGGATCTGGCACAGCAGCCTCTGCACGTCCTCATCCATGTGGCCCTGGGGCAGAAGGGACATTCAGGAGCCTTTGCTGCCACCACTGTGTACGGGGCACTGGTGCACACATGGTGCAGTGGTCCCCCACGGCCATGTCCCCACGGCCATGTCCCAGCTCACTTGCACTGCATAGAGCAGGTGGCTCCGGTACAGCTTGAtcaccttgctgtgctgctgctccgtgTCCTGAAAGAGAGTGAGCAGGCTTGGGCTTGGGGCAGGGACCTGGGAACCCATCAGGCACCCCGGTACCCACCGCCAGCTTCTCCTCCAGCGCCCGGATCCTGGACTGCATGGCAGCGGTGTCGGGGGGGGTCTGCAGCACTCCCTTGGACTCTGGGAGAGCATTCAGGGCCTCCTTCAGCCTGAAGACCTCCTTGGAGAGCTCAGTGATCTGCGCAGCGCACAGTTATGGGGAACCAGGGGTCGCTCAGCCCCATCTCCCCAGGGGTCTCCCCAGGGGTCTCTCCATTGCTGTACCCCCCCCTGCCACccttcccccacctccccatcccctaCCTTCCTATCCCTGTCCCTGACCAACCGGGCTGAGTCCTCCGCGTGGCCGTGGAGGTCCTGCAGGCGCTGCGCTTCGTCCCGCGCCTcggccagctgctgctgcaccgcGGCCAGCCTCTCCTCGGCCGCCTGCCTCTCACTCTTCATGAACAGCGCCTGCCTCTGCACCCGGAACACCTCCTCGCACGTCTTCTCGTGCCGTCGTGACAGCTCATTCAGCTTCTGGCTCAACGCCGCCGCCTCGGcccgcagcccctcctgcaccgCCTCGTGCTCCCCACGCGGCACCGCCGCtgccagctcagcctgcagccgGGCAGCCTCGCGCCCTTTGGCCTCCGCCGCAGCCTGCAGCCGATCCGCCCGCTGCTGCAAcgcctgcagctgctcctgcagcgcCGCTGTGGCCCGAGCGTGCTCCTCTGGTGACACCCGGCCCTTGGCTTCCCTCTGTGCTTGCTGCAGCCGGGCCAGCACCTCCTCGTGCTCCTGCCGTCCCACCGGCCgggctgccagctgctctcGCAGGGTCTCCAGCTCggcctccctgcagctcagcacctctCGCAGCTGCCCCAGCTGAGCCGTCACCTCCCCGTGCTGCCGTGCCAGCTCGGCCGTGCGCTGCTCCGGCACTCCTGGCTCCAGCTCGGGTGCATTGCCCGCCCTCCAGCCCTGGGTCTTGGCTTCCAGCTCGCACCTCATCGCCTCCGCCACCGCCTCTGCTCGGCTGCAGCGCTCCAGCAGGGCCGCCTTCTCCCGCAATGCCTCCTCCTGGGCACCAGCCTCCAAGCGGCCCTGCAGCTCCCGCACCTGCTGCTCCCGCTCCTCCAGCGCCGCCTGCACCTGCTTCAGGGCCACCCGTGCCTCGGCCAGCTCATTGCCACCCTCCTGCACGGGGCTGGAGGGAGACTGCTGGAGTGGCACCTGCAGCTCACACTTGCAGCGGCTCTGGACCTGTTGCTCAGCACACCgctgctccttgctgccctTTCCACCAGGCTCTGTTGCAGGGCTCTGCCTCCCACGCTCggccacagctgtgccctgagcCTGCAGCCTCTCCAGCTCACGCTTGAGGGAGTTGTAGAGGCTGGCAGGCACGAAGTCCCCAGGGGAAGAAGGGTCGCTTTCATCCCTCTCGAAGTTCTCCAGGACCTGCTGAAGGGATGGTGAGGCTGCCGGCAGGCAGGAGACCAAGGGAGGGATGGGCAGACAGATCCTGACTTGCCTGTATCTTCTCCCTCAGCTCCTTGTTCTGCATGGTGAGGGACTGCACCTGGCCCTGCAGCGtggccagcagctcctcagccgAAGGGCTCAGGGTCTtcttggagagcagcagctctgcccctgtGCAGCACACAGATGCTGGTGCCGTGCCTGTGTGCCCTCTCCACGCCTCCAGGAACGCTGTCTGTgagtgctgcacagctccacaGTGGCCTTGGGAGGCCAGCAGGGCCCTACCTGGGAACTCAAGCAGCTCTCCTTCCTCGTCCTGCAGCGTCTCGATGTCGTAGCTCgtgttttccttctcattctAAAGGTGCAGAGCAGTACACGTCAGATGCTGCACGCCCTGCTtggcctctgctgctgccagtggcTGCCTGTGCCCACCTCCAGCGAGGACAAGCGGCTCTGCAGAACCTCCACCTCCTTCCCCAGCCgctccttctctctttcccgTGCTGCCAGCCGCTCCTCCAGCTCTTGGATCTGCAGGGCATGACGACACAGGGGTCCCCATTGCTCCACAATGGCATCCCCAGCACCAGGATCCCTCAGACGGCCAAGGCTGCCTATGACCTCCCCATGCTGGCCTCACCTGCTTCTCCATGGAGCGGAGGGAGCCCTtatccagctctgcctgctggcagGACACAGAGACAACAGGGAAGGGTGAATGCTGTCCTCATCCCTCCCATCCCTGGTGATGGGGGGGCATCTTCCCCATGGAATTGTGCCTCATTGGTACCTCTCGTCtctccttctcctgctgctccaaGCCCCGAATTTTCTGCAAGAACTGTGCCTGTTCCTGCCGCAGCCGCACGATCTCCTCGTAAGCATCCTGGTCCTCCTGCAGGCAGATGGAGGAGTTCTGAATGGGCCACGGTTCAGCTGCCTTGTGCCTACCGTGCTGACTGCAGATATGGAGCTAAACCCATGCCAAGAAGGATCCTGCCTCTTACCTGGCCTGGGGTACCTGGGGGAGGCAGGGGAGCTTTCCTCTTCCTCGGGgtgttgcttttctctctgcctgCCGACTGGCTGGGTGAAGATGTCTGTGGAGGGACATCACGTGCCAAGTGGCCTCCCCCCTTCCTGGGTCATCACCGCCTTGGAGAGCCTGAGGACTCCCAATGACCCCCACCCAGGGGCTGAGGACAGGGGCCAGGCCAGTCCTGCTGAGTCAGGCCTTGCAGCCCTCACCTGGGATGTCTGCTCAGATGATTCCTCTTCTGTGGGGCAAAGTGGGaggaatgagaaagagaaatcaAGGAGGTTTTGGGGATGGTGAAGGTGGGCACGGCAGGTGGAGCCAGTCTGGGTGTGAGGACACCTCTGGAGGCGCTCACGCAGTGGCGTGCACTCATGGAGAGCATACAGCTGCCTTACCACTGGCCCAGGACTGGCGCTGAGCAGCCTCTTGCAGGAAGTGCTGGATGAGAGCATTGCCCGTGGACAGGCCGTAGTGTGCAGCATCGTGGCCCATCGAGTCCACCAAGGCCACCCGTGCACCAGCATTGATGAGCACCTCCACGGTCTCCACGCTGCCGTTCTCACAGGCCAGCATCAGGGCTGTCCTGAGCAGAGGGGTGGGAGCAGAGGTGAGAGGACCATCCATGTGCCCCCAATCCCCACCAGCAAAGACTCACTTCCCCTGCAGGTCCCGGCTGTTGATGGCTGCTCCACGGTGCAGCAGGTACTGGCAGAGCTCTGAGTGGCTCATCTTGGCAGCAAGGATCAACGGCGTGCAGCCATTCTGGGCAGAGATAAATTGGGTGAGGTTCTGGGGATGGTGCTTGGATCCCCCACCTTGGGGCACCCCGCTGCTTGATTTCCACATTCTGCTTGCAGGGTGCTCTGGAGACCCCAGGTACTGCTGCGTGCCACCCCAGAagcagctgcatttcagaggcaGCTTGGATCTTTGCTGCTCTGTAGAGCATCCCAgggtgaggagcagagggaTCTCACCTTGTCCTTAATGTTCAGGGGAGCTTTGTAATCGCAGAGGATCTCTGAGCACGATATGCAGCCACTCATTGCTGTGGAGGACAGAGGCTGAGTATTGCCTgatgtggggatgtgggcaGGATAGGTTCAGCACTGTCCTCACTCACCTGCATGGTGCAGCGCCGTCTGGCCGCTGCTATCAGCTACATCCACAGGGCAAGAGGCCTGAAGGGAGAGGGCCTGGGTTACAGCAGGATGGGGGACGGATAGACTCTGCAAGCATGTGGCTACTTGGCATGGTTGTAGGGTTGAGTAGGGCTGCCCCAAATCATACAGTGCCAGATAGAGCCAGGAAACCACCATGCCAGCCAGCACCACCACTGTGGGAAGGGAGCTCAGGGACAGAGGGCACCAGGCTGGGGTTGCCCTTAAGGTGCTGGGCTCAGTGTTGTGTGACACCAGGTACAGCACCCTCCCTCCCAACCCCAGTACCTGCAGCAGCTTGCTCACACACTGTGGGTGGCCATGCTTGGATGCCAGGTGTAGGGCAGTGTAACCTGGGGAGAGGGACAGACAAACAGGTCAGAGGACAGACAGTGGGTTGATACCAGAGGGGATCAGCTGGGGGATAGGTAGATGAGCACACAGCGGGAcctgctgggctgagctgggctACCACAGCATTAGAAAGGGGCACATGGTTGCCATGCCCTCACCCGAGCTGTCCTTGGTCATGGCATCCACGCCGTGAGCTAACATGGCTTCAAGGCAGTCCACGTTCCCCCGTGTGGCAGCCAGATGAAACCTGCAGCAAGACCCAGAGCTGTCAGACCCACATCTCTCACCTAAGCCCCATCACAGCCCTGCATCCCTGGTGACCTGGAGACACAGGCCAGCACTTACGCAGATTTGCCCTCTGAATCCAGCTTGGTGGGGACCAGGCCCTTGCGGACGAGGAGGGATGCCACCTTTCCAGCATCGTTGTAGTCCACAGCTTGCAGGAGCTTCTCATCATTCTTAGTCCAGTCCTGACTCTGCAATGAAGCCAACGTGAGGCTGTGATCTCTGTGCTCTCATCAGGGGCAGGTAGGATGTTGGGCTAGGCATGGGTGCTAATCCTCATCCCCTCCCCTGCTATCTCCCACCCACCCCCAACCCTATCCCTTGGGTGtgctttcccagctgctgcagcgtCTGATGTGCTGTATGAAGGGTTTACCTGGGAGAGCTGATTTGAATGAGGTTCCCCTTCACACCCCAACCAGTTTGCAGTTCACAGACAGGGGAATTAGCAGAGCTGCCCCACTTGAGCTCTGAATGTTCCAAGGTTTTGGATGCTCCCTGATTGCCCCAGGGTTTGTTCCTGCCACCCCAGTGACCCTGATGCTATCCACAGCCAGCACCCAGGGGTGCCTGAGCCCTATCCCTGCCTGAGTCTCTCCATTCTcagccttgtttttctccttcccaaggAAGGGGTCAAGTCAGGGCAAGCAGGGCTGACAGTGAGCTCAGGTCCCTGGGGATgactgcagcccaggatgtATTGGGCACGATGCTACCCCTGCTGCCGAGCAGGACTGGGGTTAGGTGAGGGCTTGCTCACCCCACACATCCCCTCCTCAGGGAATGACCCACGGCAGAGCAGGACCTCGGGCTCACCCCACAGCCTGAGACAACAAACCAGAGCTTGGCTGCGGCTGAGAAATGGATGTCACCTCTGGGAGCCGCTCGCATCCTGCCCCTCAGCAGCTGATGCCCAGCGCCGGGCAGGGGCCCTGTGCCGCGGCACCTGTCCTATGGGGCCAGGGGACCCAGCCAAGGGGCGTGGAATAAACCAGACTCCTAGGGTTACTGGGCAAACTGGGAGCGTGGTGCTCACCCCCGCCCCTTTGTCTTGCAAGGACAAAGCAGCTCGGAGAGGACGCAGGGGAGCCCCGGGGCCAGGGTTGGGAATAGAGGGGGGTCCGGGCGGGGGTTGGGGGTGACAGCTTACCCCGTGTGCAGGACTGGAGGGGAGCGGGGATGGAGGGCAGGGACGTACCGCAAAGGAGGCAGCGGCACAGAGGCAGATCTGCTTCATGGTGttgaggaggaggcggcgggcaGCCATGCATCCTTTGCCTCCCTGCCTGGGCGTGGGCTGGCCGGGGCTCCAGGTTACGGACCCCAGACCACGGGTCGGTCCGGTACCGCCGCCCGGGCGGGGGCCGAGTCCTGCCGCAGTGACAGCCGGGATCCGCCTCCTGCCACCTCTTcgtccctccttccttccctccctcctcgGCGCCCAGCATCCCGCATCCCTGCCTCGGAGCAGGTACTGAGGTCCCACCGAGCACCCAGGCTGGTCCCAGTTAGAgtgggagggggtggggaggggattAGCTCTCCCACCATGTGcccaagaggaggaaaagatgcATGCCCAAACTACGGGGATAAGCATCCTCCCACTGCCTGCAACCGGCTCcccaaggaggaggaaggatgtAGGACCTGAGCCCTGCCTTGGGGGACACAAACTGACCTGCCATCACTCTGGGTCCAAAAGGGACACGCGGGACCCCCTGCCTGAATCTTAGGGGACCAGTGACCTCCTGCGAGGAGGGAACCCCAAAACGCAGAGGGTTCCCGGATATCTATCCCAGAAGAGCCCTAGGGGCTGCAGGACCGAATGGAGACCCTCAGCCCTCCCCTCTCACAGCAGTGTCCGGAGCAgtgtggggaaactgaggcacagagcaccctgagcacagcaggcagtgcGGGCTCCTCCACCTACACGTGTCCCCCTGGTGCTGCCATAGGCAGTGGGGACAGCACTGTCACCCTCTTCCCAGCCTGGGGAACAGCAGGAATATGCAGCATTGTGCCAGTCTGGTGCTGAATAATTAAGGAGCATTGACTTGCTGGCTCCAAGGTGGGAACCCAATCTGGCTGTGGCGGATGGAAAGCTGGCAGCCATCCCTGCATCCCACGGGACAGAAATGGGTGCAGGACCTGGGACACACTCACCTCTCCTTGGTgctgcctttcctttctttgccctgccctgctcccatcGATGATCCCAGTGGCAGCCACAGGTATTGGCCACTCAGGGCAGGTCCCCATACCCGTGTGAAACATAGGACACCCCAGGGCaggtccctgtgtccccataccCCTGTGAAACCCACTGACACCCCAGGGGTGGGTCCCCACATCCCTGTGGACATCCCAGGACACGTCCCCCCATCCTTGGGGACAGCACTTACATCTGCCTTCCTGAACCTGGCCTTCAAGCTCTTCATGGCAACTCCAGTCCCGTGGCACCCGGACACCCGATGGCTGTGCCTGAAAGCCTCGTCTGCCCCGTGGGCTCAGGCTGTGGGGATGTGACTGTTGCAGGGGGCAGTGGCTGCTTTGAGGCCCTTTCTGCTATGGGTCCAGCTCACCACCAGCCCTGCCTGTCCCTCATCTCGCTGCTGCTGGCCCACGGCACGATGCGGGGGGGCCACACACAGGCATTGGGTTACCTCTGCGGTTACAGCTGGGGGGGGAACATGGGAGGGCTCAGCACCAGGCAGGGTAGGGAGCACTGGCAGCCTTCAAACCCCTGCACCCAggcacagggcagctgcaggggagAGGGTGCCATGGGAGGGCTGGGCAAGCttcaggggagggagaggagggttTGAAACCACCACGACGTttcaggttagatgttaagGGGAAATGTTtgactcagagggcagtgaggtgctggggcAGATTGTCCagaagttgtggctgccccatctctggtggcactcaaggccaggctgggttggatcatgggcagcctgacccagcggttggcaaccctgcctagTGAGGGGAGGTGGAACTGGATTGTCCttaaggtcctctccaacctaagccattttatgattctatgacgtGCCCCCTCCCAGCCCTATTGGGGATCTCgagctgtgggcagtgcaggACATGGCTGAGACCAGCAGAGCTGACACCCTCTGCCTTTGTGGTGCACACACTTGCGTGGCACCCGTTGGCATGACACCTCCTTGCCAGCACCCTGTGTCTTCTTCCCCTCCAAGGGCTGTGTTTTATAGTGGACGTGTTGGCAGGCTGAGGGCAGACATCACTGTTGCCAAACACAAAGATGGCGGCGAGGGCTTCGCTAGGCGGGAGTTCGCGCATGCGCCCTGGGGCTGCGGCCCCCTCTAGGCAGGAGTTCGCGCATGCGTCCTGATGCCGCGGCCTCCCTGCGCGCTTCCGCCCGTTCGCGGACCGACAACAATGAGCTCTCCGGTGGCCGGGACGGGCCATGGCGGTGAATTACGCGGCCGGGCTCTCGCCCTACTCGGATAAGGGCAAGTGCGGCCTCCCCGAGGtgagcgcggcgcggcggggtCGCCTGGCATGGCCTGAGTCCTGCGAGGTTTCCATAGCAACGGGGCCTTGTGCCCCCTGGGGACCCCCGGCGCCGCGGGGCCTTTGGGTGCTCCGGTCCCGGCCTCGTAGCTCGCCGCCCCcattcccttcttcctcctgctttgtGTCCGCTCCCACCCCGTCCTCCCCTTCGTGTCCCTCAGCGTGGCTTCTTTCCTCAGGGCCGGCCCTTTAACCTgacaggaccccccccccaccccctcccccaccGCCCAGGGGGCCGTTTGTTTTCCCATCCCTCTGCGGGGTCACCTCCACCGCCTTGTGGCAGTGCGGAGGGAGCGAGGTGGCACTGCTGGGTTCCTTCTGGAGTGACCCCATCCCTGGGCCCCCCCCATCCATGCTCATGAAGCTTAAAAGCTTTGGGGTGAGGATATGGGGCCGTGCAAGGGCCAGAACTCCTCTCCTTAGAAGGCCGGGCCAAAGAACCATCCTATGGAAATGAATTTATGCTGTGTCAAAAAATAGAATGGGGTCCATGACCCACATCCACCACCATCCCCCATCCTGCTCGTTTTAAGCCATAACTCATGCGGGGATGGTACACACGGTTCTGTTTCCCCCATTACATGCATTTGTCATTAAGCAGTGTGAAATCTCCTTTCACGCGTGGAGTTTCCATTGTGGGTAAGACAGGAGTGTGGTTTGCTGGCTCTTTGTGCCTGCCAGGGGGCACGTAGGACCCATCTCTGCTGTCCCCATTCACGTGGGGATTTGTCTCTTCTGCTCAGATTTTCGATCCACCTgaagagctggagaggaaggtgTGTGAGCTGGCAGACTTGATAAGGAGCTCTTCCAATGTGGTGTTCCACACAGGGGCTGGCATCAGCACCGCCTCGGGGATTCCTGACTTCAGGTaaaggcagtgggcagcaggCAAAGGGTGTGGGGGGACAGCACCTCTTCTGAGTCCATCTTCCAGCTAGACTGGGCTTCCTGCCAGCCATCCTGCCTGCAGGGAGACCTGTGCCACGCTGTCATGTTCTATCCACTCTTGCCTTGTCCTGTATCCAGCTGAAACTACCTTTTCCGTCCTGCACACTGGTTTGATGTTAAACTGTACCCACAGAAGCCCTACATGCATTTTGAACAAGAATATCCAGTAATGTGTGGCCCTTGTTTAGCAGTGCCTTGCTTGCACTGATAGGGCTTGGGATGCATTTACAAGCATCGTAGCAGAGCGTGAGATCTCACTGATTGTTTCTTCTGTCCCATTGCTGCAGGGGCCCTAATGGTGTCTGGACTATGGAAGAGAAGGGGCTTTCCCCCAAATTTGACACCACCTTTGAGAACGCCAGGCCCTCCAAGACTCACATGGCACTTCTGGGGCTGCAGAGAGTCGGCATCCTGAAATTCCTGGTCAGCCAGAACGTGGATGGCCTTCATGTGCGCTCAGGATTCCCACGGTACTGCCTCTCCCACCCTGCCTCCAGGTTCCTTTTGTCTCTCCCAGATGCCAAAGCGTGGCTGTTCTCCCTGTCTGATTAGCGTGGCCTCGTATGCAAGCATCTGCAAACATCCCTGACAAAGTACACCAGCCAGTTCTCTCTTTGTGTTGGGTATTGAGTTTCAGAGATAACTTAGAAGCTGTCTGCCCACTGATATGGATAGTGGATAAATTTATGAAACTGCCATCG
This window contains:
- the ANKRD24 gene encoding ankyrin repeat domain-containing protein 24 isoform X6, yielding MAARRLLLNTMKQICLCAAASFAVRPCPPSPLPSSPAHGSQDWTKNDEKLLQAVDYNDAGKVASLLVRKGLVPTKLDSEGKSAFHLAATRGNVDCLEAMLAHGVDAMTKDSSGYTALHLASKHGHPQCVSKLLQASCPVDVADSSGQTALHHAAMSGCISCSEILCDYKAPLNIKDKNGCTPLILAAKMSHSELCQYLLHRGAAINSRDLQGKTALMLACENGSVETVEVLINAGARVALVDSMGHDAAHYGLSTGNALIQHFLQEAAQRQSWASEEESSEQTSQTSSPSQSAGREKSNTPRKRKAPLPPPGTPGQEDQDAYEEIVRLRQEQAQFLQKIRGLEQQEKERREQAELDKGSLRSMEKQIQELEERLAAREREKERLGKEVEVLQSRLSSLENEKENTSYDIETLQDEEGELLEFPGAELLLSKKTLSPSAEELLATLQGQVQSLTMQNKELREKIQVLENFERDESDPSSPGDFVPASLYNSLKRELERLQAQGTAVAERGRQSPATEPGGKGSKEQRCAEQQVQSRCKCELQVPLQQSPSSPVQEGGNELAEARVALKQVQAALEEREQQVRELQGRLEAGAQEEALREKAALLERCSRAEAVAEAMRCELEAKTQGWRAGNAPELEPGVPEQRTAELARQHGEVTAQLGQLREVLSCREAELETLREQLAARPVGRQEHEEVLARLQQAQREAKGRVSPEEHARATAALQEQLQALQQRADRLQAAAEAKGREAARLQAELAAAVPRGEHEAVQEGLRAEAAALSQKLNELSRRHEKTCEEVFRVQRQALFMKSERQAAEERLAAVQQQLAEARDEAQRLQDLHGHAEDSARLVRDRDRKITELSKEVFRLKEALNALPESKGVLQTPPDTAAMQSRIRALEEKLADTEQQHSKVIKLYRSHLLYAVQGHMDEDVQRLLCQILKMQRLQEQGR
- the ANKRD24 gene encoding ankyrin repeat domain-containing protein 24 isoform X3; this translates as MAARRLLLNTMKQICLCAAASFASQDWTKNDEKLLQAVDYNDAGKVASLLVRKGLVPTKLDSEGKSAFHLAATRGNVDCLEAMLAHGVDAMTKDSSGYTALHLASKHGHPQCVSKLLQASCPVDVADSSGQTALHHAAMSGCISCSEILCDYKAPLNIKDKNGCTPLILAAKMSHSELCQYLLHRGAAINSRDLQGKTALMLACENGSVETVEVLINAGARVALVDSMGHDAAHYGLSTGNALIQHFLQEAAQRQSWASEEESSEQTSQTSSPSQSAGREKSNTPRKRKAPLPPPGTPGQEDQDAYEEIVRLRQEQAQFLQKIRGLEQQEKERREQAELDKGSLRSMEKQIQELEERLAAREREKERLGKEVEVLQSRLSSLENEKENTSYDIETLQDEEGELLEFPGAELLLSKKTLSPSAEELLATLQGQVQSLTMQNKELREKIQVLENFERDESDPSSPGDFVPASLYNSLKRELERLQAQGTAVAERGRQSPATEPGGKGSKEQRCAEQQVQSRCKCELQVPLQQSPSSPVQEGGNELAEARVALKQVQAALEEREQQVRELQGRLEAGAQEEALREKAALLERCSRAEAVAEAMRCELEAKTQGWRAGNAPELEPGVPEQRTAELARQHGEVTAQLGQLREVLSCREAELETLREQLAARPVGRQEHEEVLARLQQAQREAKGRVSPEEHARATAALQEQLQALQQRADRLQAAAEAKGREAARLQAELAAAVPRGEHEAVQEGLRAEAAALSQKLNELSRRHEKTCEEVFRVQRQALFMKSERQAAEERLAAVQQQLAEARDEAQRLQDLHGHAEDSARLVRDRDRKITELSKEVFRLKEALNALPESKGVLQTPPDTAAMQSRIRALEEKLAVGTGVPDGFPGPCPKPKPAHSLSGHGAAAQQGDQAVPEPPALCSASELGHGRGDMAVGDHCTMCAPVPRTQWWQQRLLNVPSAPGPHG